A single genomic interval of Mycolicibacterium sp. MU0053 harbors:
- a CDS encoding GntR family transcriptional regulator gives MAATDKELTSTPQGPASVVSQRIADVLRDDILTGQLSPGQRIRQESIAKKVGASRLPVREALRILESEGLVELKANSGAWVSKLDMQECDFVYRVRERIEPLALEESIPRLNAEHHRRLNEIQAEIESNDDVDRFLVLDRELHLLTYSGCEIPQLNSMVDRYWNTTQHYRRAFARLAGADRKWVIIAEHRLLIDAITRYDSVEADRCLVGHIRRTRVELSKHPELFETPPNK, from the coding sequence ATGGCTGCTACCGACAAAGAACTGACGTCCACGCCGCAGGGGCCTGCATCGGTCGTGAGCCAGCGCATTGCCGATGTCCTACGCGACGACATTCTGACCGGCCAGCTTTCACCCGGACAGCGGATCCGCCAGGAAAGCATCGCCAAGAAGGTGGGTGCCAGTCGACTGCCTGTCCGCGAGGCCCTGCGCATACTGGAATCCGAAGGACTCGTCGAACTGAAGGCCAACAGCGGCGCGTGGGTTTCGAAGTTGGACATGCAGGAATGCGACTTCGTCTACCGGGTCCGGGAGCGCATCGAACCGCTCGCTCTCGAAGAGAGTATTCCCCGACTCAACGCGGAACATCACCGCCGGCTCAACGAGATCCAGGCCGAGATCGAGAGCAACGACGATGTCGACCGGTTTCTCGTACTGGATCGGGAATTGCACCTACTGACCTACAGCGGGTGCGAAATTCCCCAGCTCAACTCCATGGTCGACCGCTACTGGAATACCACGCAGCATTACCGTCGCGCCTTCGCGCGGTTGGCCGGAGCGGATCGCAAATGGGTCATCATCGCTGAGCACCGCCTGCTCATCGACGCCATCACCCGTTACGACAGCGTGGAGGCCGACCGGTGCCTGGTGGGCCACATCCGGCGGACCCGAGTTGAACTCTCAAAGCACCCTGAGCTGTTCGAGACGCCCCCAAATAAGTGA
- a CDS encoding alpha/beta fold hydrolase produces the protein MLSEFTRPDFWTAFLDELNKDTEWSGAAKHFSVRIELRCADYSFAVDTRDGRAVGAAPGPLPAGADILLTAPEREWRRILDGRVDYFEATSPGLGELSVAGDAVAASRNVKAMWLFLHALARTARPAEDAPPNYSPAPPTYDRVVTGRYIDVNGIETYYEEAGNGIPIVCIHAAGQDTLMYRHVVRGLSDRFRVISLDAPGHGKTAEPSGGPFHSITEHADFNETFMDALGLDRPVLVGCSMGGNMVLELAARRPDYYRGVVSCEGADYTPTVSPFLLEMLMLNGPQILEAWSRSMTGKRTPPDRAREVVWQLRRVAPEYIAADLTGYAGFDRRAEMGKITSPVLLIRGDADWLVNQQMVDETAARITDSSIAILEGTGHYPMIENPVEFNGAVLSFAEKL, from the coding sequence ATGCTCAGCGAATTCACCCGCCCAGACTTCTGGACAGCGTTCCTCGATGAACTCAACAAGGACACCGAGTGGTCAGGGGCAGCAAAGCACTTCTCGGTGCGTATCGAGTTGCGCTGCGCCGACTACAGTTTCGCCGTAGACACCCGTGACGGCAGGGCGGTCGGCGCGGCGCCGGGACCGCTCCCCGCAGGGGCGGACATCCTCTTGACCGCACCCGAGAGGGAGTGGCGGCGGATCCTGGACGGCCGGGTCGACTACTTCGAAGCGACGTCGCCGGGATTGGGCGAGCTGAGCGTCGCCGGCGATGCTGTCGCCGCCAGCCGGAACGTCAAGGCAATGTGGCTGTTCCTACATGCGCTCGCGCGAACAGCGCGCCCGGCTGAAGATGCCCCGCCCAACTATTCCCCGGCGCCGCCGACATACGACCGAGTGGTGACCGGTCGCTATATCGATGTCAACGGCATCGAGACGTACTACGAGGAGGCCGGCAACGGCATCCCGATCGTGTGCATTCACGCCGCTGGTCAAGACACTCTGATGTACCGGCATGTCGTGCGGGGATTGTCCGACCGTTTTCGAGTCATTTCCCTGGACGCACCGGGCCATGGGAAAACCGCGGAGCCGAGCGGCGGCCCGTTTCACAGCATCACCGAGCACGCGGACTTCAACGAGACATTCATGGATGCCCTCGGCCTCGATCGCCCGGTGCTTGTCGGGTGCTCGATGGGAGGGAACATGGTGCTGGAACTGGCAGCCCGACGCCCGGACTACTACCGTGGCGTCGTGTCCTGCGAGGGGGCCGATTACACTCCGACCGTCAGCCCCTTCCTTCTGGAGATGCTGATGCTCAACGGCCCTCAGATCCTGGAAGCGTGGTCACGATCCATGACCGGCAAGCGCACGCCGCCGGACCGGGCGCGGGAAGTCGTGTGGCAGCTCAGACGTGTCGCCCCCGAATACATCGCCGCGGACCTGACCGGTTATGCCGGATTCGATCGGCGCGCGGAGATGGGTAAGATCACCAGTCCGGTCCTACTCATCCGTGGTGACGCTGACTGGCTGGTGAACCAACAGATGGTTGACGAAACTGCGGCCCGAATCACCGATAGCAGTATCGCCATTCTGGAAGGGACAGGACACTATCCGATGATCGAGAATCCGGTCGAGTTCAACGGCGCTGTCCTGTCGTTCGCCGAGAAGCTATGA
- a CDS encoding acetyl-CoA C-acetyltransferase: MSEEAFIYEAIRTPRGKRNGALNEIKPVNLVVGLIDEMRSRFPDLDETLISDLILGVVGPVGDQGGDIARTAGLVAGLPDTTGGVQLNRFCASGLEAVNMAAQKVRSGWDDLVYAGGVESMSRVPMGSDGGAWAGDPDTNYRVGFVPQGIGADLIATIEGFSREDVDAYAARSQDRAAAAWSGGYFAKSVVPVRDQNGLIVLDSDEHMRPGSTVESLGKLRTAFDGVGAMGGFNDVALQKYHWVEKINHVHTGGNSSGIVDGAALVLVGSEAAGKSQGLTPRARIVATATSGADPVIMLTGPTPATRKVLDRAGLTVDDIDLFELNEAFASVVLKFQKDLNIPDEKLNVNGGAIAMGHPLGATGAMITGTMVDELERRGAKRALITLCVGGGMGVATIIERV; this comes from the coding sequence ATGTCCGAAGAAGCCTTTATCTATGAGGCCATTCGCACGCCGCGTGGCAAGCGAAATGGTGCCCTCAACGAAATCAAGCCCGTCAACCTCGTGGTCGGCCTGATCGACGAAATGCGGTCGCGTTTCCCCGACCTGGACGAGACGCTGATCAGTGACCTGATCCTCGGTGTCGTCGGACCCGTCGGCGATCAGGGCGGCGATATCGCCCGCACCGCCGGGCTGGTCGCCGGTCTGCCGGACACCACCGGTGGTGTGCAGCTCAACCGGTTCTGCGCCTCAGGCCTGGAGGCGGTCAACATGGCGGCGCAGAAGGTGCGCTCCGGCTGGGACGACCTGGTCTACGCCGGCGGTGTGGAGTCGATGAGCCGGGTGCCGATGGGTTCCGACGGCGGCGCGTGGGCCGGTGACCCGGACACCAACTACCGCGTCGGTTTCGTGCCGCAGGGCATCGGTGCGGATCTGATTGCGACGATCGAGGGTTTCTCCCGTGAGGATGTCGACGCCTATGCGGCGCGCTCGCAGGACCGGGCCGCCGCCGCATGGTCGGGTGGCTATTTCGCCAAGTCGGTGGTGCCGGTGCGCGATCAGAACGGTCTGATTGTGCTGGACAGCGATGAGCACATGCGTCCCGGTTCGACCGTGGAGAGCCTGGGCAAGCTCAGGACCGCGTTCGACGGTGTCGGGGCGATGGGTGGCTTCAACGATGTGGCGCTGCAGAAGTACCACTGGGTGGAGAAGATCAACCACGTCCACACCGGCGGTAACTCCTCGGGCATCGTCGACGGCGCCGCCCTGGTGCTCGTCGGCTCCGAGGCTGCGGGCAAGTCGCAGGGTCTGACCCCGCGGGCGCGCATCGTGGCCACCGCCACCAGCGGTGCCGATCCGGTCATCATGCTGACCGGTCCCACCCCGGCAACCCGCAAGGTGCTCGACCGGGCCGGGCTGACCGTCGATGACATCGACCTGTTCGAGCTGAACGAGGCGTTCGCGTCGGTGGTGCTGAAGTTCCAGAAGGATCTGAACATCCCCGACGAGAAGCTCAACGTCAACGGTGGCGCCATCGCGATGGGCCACCCGCTGGGCGCCACCGGCGCCATGATCACCGGAACCATGGTCGACGAGCTCGAGCGTCGCGGCGCGAAGCGTGCGCTGATCACGCTGTGCGTCGGCGGCGGCATGGGCGTGGCCACCATCATCGAGAGGGTCTAA
- a CDS encoding TIGR03619 family F420-dependent LLM class oxidoreductase, whose protein sequence is MQFGLNLPTHGVMSRDESGNCFLTNIDPRQMRPVERSVRAEELGFHSVWLSDHIVTEAYSEGVHPANSTGKRAYPDRPVMMDVATTFGAIASRTSTLRFCPTVYIAPYRHPLITAHEWATLDVLSEGRAMMAVGVGWEIGEFEALGVDFQHRGSVLQECLQIYRQAWENADIEFDGRHFQIHGVSMDLKPVQPRMPIWYGGMSEIAAKRAARLCEGFYPMFLDSHTRPQDLDFLRVAIRREAASIGRDLSDFTMGAYCQVRVCSTAQDNSSFKFGRPILTGNAEQVVEDLHELAAFGYGHITVQFDCPSGTAREHEDQTELFAAEVLPHAASIAAAPLTN, encoded by the coding sequence ATGCAATTCGGTTTGAATCTGCCCACCCACGGGGTGATGAGCCGGGATGAAAGTGGCAACTGCTTTCTGACGAACATCGACCCGCGGCAGATGCGCCCAGTCGAGCGGAGCGTCCGGGCCGAGGAACTGGGCTTCCACTCCGTGTGGCTCAGCGACCACATCGTGACCGAGGCATACTCGGAAGGGGTGCATCCAGCGAACTCAACGGGCAAGAGAGCATATCCGGATCGGCCGGTGATGATGGATGTGGCAACAACATTCGGCGCGATAGCCAGCCGGACTTCGACGTTGCGCTTCTGCCCGACGGTCTATATCGCCCCGTATCGGCATCCGCTCATCACCGCGCACGAGTGGGCCACCCTCGATGTGCTGTCGGAAGGCAGAGCGATGATGGCGGTCGGAGTCGGTTGGGAAATCGGCGAATTCGAAGCTCTTGGTGTCGACTTCCAACATCGTGGCTCAGTCCTGCAGGAGTGCCTGCAGATCTATCGGCAGGCTTGGGAGAACGCGGATATCGAGTTTGACGGTAGGCATTTTCAGATCCACGGGGTGTCCATGGATCTGAAACCTGTCCAACCAAGGATGCCGATCTGGTACGGCGGGATGTCCGAGATAGCAGCCAAGCGTGCGGCCCGGCTCTGTGAAGGCTTCTATCCCATGTTCCTGGACAGCCACACCCGGCCGCAGGATCTGGACTTCCTGCGGGTGGCCATCCGGCGAGAGGCTGCGTCGATCGGGCGAGATTTGAGTGACTTCACCATGGGCGCGTACTGCCAGGTCCGGGTCTGCTCGACAGCGCAGGACAACTCGTCGTTCAAGTTCGGCCGTCCCATCCTCACCGGAAATGCCGAGCAGGTTGTCGAGGACCTCCATGAGCTGGCCGCTTTCGGATACGGGCACATCACTGTGCAATTCGACTGCCCGAGCGGGACAGCCCGCGAGCATGAAGACCAGACTGAGTTGTTCGCCGCAGAGGTACTGCCGCATGCGGCGTCGATTGCGGCGGCGCCGTTGACCAATTGA
- a CDS encoding Rid family hydrolase — protein MHEVKMDRDVEFFVTPGAGEKLFGLLHYSQAVRIGNRVEISGQGGWDADLNVAESLEEEIVTAFDNVERTLATAGATWRDVVHVNSYHVLPAPELTYNAHNDVMTAQFRARLGDRAPIWTQTGVTALGLPEMRVEIRVTAIVDS, from the coding sequence ATGCATGAAGTAAAAATGGATCGCGACGTCGAGTTCTTTGTCACCCCCGGCGCCGGAGAGAAGCTGTTTGGCCTGCTGCATTACAGCCAGGCGGTGCGGATCGGGAACCGAGTGGAGATTTCCGGGCAGGGTGGCTGGGATGCCGACCTGAACGTCGCGGAGTCGTTGGAGGAGGAGATCGTGACGGCGTTCGACAACGTCGAACGCACCCTGGCCACCGCCGGCGCAACCTGGCGCGACGTGGTGCACGTGAACTCCTACCATGTGCTGCCCGCCCCGGAGCTGACATACAACGCGCACAACGACGTGATGACCGCCCAGTTCCGCGCGCGGCTGGGCGACCGGGCGCCGATCTGGACCCAGACCGGCGTCACCGCGCTCGGACTACCCGAGATGCGGGTCGAGATCCGCGTGACCGCGATCGTCGATAGCTGA
- a CDS encoding amidase family protein — MMINPRIDEVEQIASALGIAEGAHYEDVLAVVRARLDDTEPVAAALTQTPREAAWRRSRTEDDPLNAVVRWCDIEPTGEGALSGRTISVKDSVFVAGVPATCGYSGLEDFVPATHATIVDRILRAGGRIVATTNMDCFGFAASGETSSYGPTQNPNSVSHLAGGSSSGAAAALSYPGVDISVGCDQGGSIRIPAAWCGALGLKPTHGWVPYTGIAGIDQIIDHAGPMARSVADIAVMMDVLVGRDGIDPRQPVHVPDATFAGRVQSPPRNLDGIRIGVLDEGVDLAREHGAAGVIDVVEATCRELESMGAQIQRVSVPEHLTIGVASFICNLEGMASLLRSGGHGYGHLGRYDVEFATQLHAALRDRAEELSPQVKVAWLAGTAMSNTYGGALYAAARNSLTDHIAAYANVFAGVDMLLMPTTPFAPLRTLETPSAAQSLDRGWSMLGNTAPFNATGMPALSMPVGRSDGLPVGVMLVGPKGADAGLLEVAQLYETTVGWDLGPELAVAAPEWER, encoded by the coding sequence ATGATGATCAATCCGCGAATCGATGAGGTCGAACAAATTGCCTCCGCCCTGGGTATCGCCGAGGGTGCACACTACGAGGATGTCCTGGCGGTCGTCCGCGCCCGCCTCGACGACACCGAACCGGTCGCTGCTGCCCTCACACAAACCCCTCGCGAAGCGGCGTGGAGACGGTCTCGGACCGAGGACGATCCGCTGAACGCCGTTGTGCGATGGTGCGATATCGAGCCGACGGGAGAAGGCGCACTGTCGGGGCGGACGATTTCGGTGAAGGATTCGGTGTTCGTGGCGGGCGTGCCCGCCACCTGCGGCTACTCGGGCCTCGAAGACTTTGTTCCGGCAACCCACGCGACGATCGTCGACCGGATTCTGCGTGCCGGTGGCCGGATCGTGGCGACGACGAACATGGACTGCTTCGGATTCGCGGCCTCGGGCGAGACGAGCTCGTATGGTCCGACACAGAATCCCAACTCGGTCAGCCATCTTGCCGGCGGCTCGTCCAGTGGAGCCGCGGCCGCGTTGTCCTACCCGGGTGTTGATATCAGCGTGGGTTGCGATCAAGGTGGATCGATCCGCATCCCAGCCGCTTGGTGTGGTGCCCTGGGGCTCAAGCCGACGCATGGTTGGGTGCCCTACACCGGCATCGCGGGAATCGACCAGATCATCGACCACGCAGGTCCGATGGCGCGATCCGTGGCCGACATCGCCGTCATGATGGACGTGCTCGTCGGCCGCGACGGCATCGATCCCCGGCAACCGGTGCACGTCCCGGACGCAACGTTTGCGGGGCGGGTGCAGAGTCCGCCCAGGAATCTTGACGGGATCCGGATCGGGGTTCTCGACGAAGGCGTCGATCTGGCTCGCGAGCATGGGGCGGCCGGTGTGATCGACGTCGTCGAGGCGACCTGTCGCGAGCTGGAGTCCATGGGGGCACAGATCCAGCGGGTCTCGGTGCCGGAGCATCTCACGATCGGTGTCGCGTCGTTCATCTGCAATCTCGAAGGGATGGCATCGCTGTTGCGTTCCGGGGGCCACGGCTACGGGCACCTGGGCCGCTACGACGTCGAGTTCGCGACACAGTTACATGCCGCACTACGGGACCGTGCCGAGGAGTTGTCGCCGCAGGTTAAAGTCGCGTGGCTGGCGGGTACCGCGATGTCGAATACCTATGGCGGCGCGCTGTATGCGGCAGCGCGGAACAGCCTCACCGACCACATAGCTGCCTATGCGAACGTCTTCGCGGGCGTCGACATGCTTCTTATGCCGACGACGCCGTTCGCCCCATTGCGTACGCTCGAGACTCCAAGCGCAGCTCAGTCGCTCGACAGGGGCTGGAGCATGCTGGGCAACACCGCGCCGTTCAATGCGACCGGCATGCCCGCGCTGAGCATGCCCGTGGGTCGATCCGACGGGCTGCCGGTGGGAGTGATGCTGGTCGGGCCGAAGGGGGCCGATGCCGGGCTACTCGAGGTCGCCCAGCTCTACGAGACAACGGTGGGCTGGGACCTGGGTCCCGAGCTCGCCGTTGCTGCACCTGAATGGGAGCGCTAG
- a CDS encoding MarR family winged helix-turn-helix transcriptional regulator gives MAETRWLTPQEKEAWTGLVALMLLLPGKLESPLRQVDLTLFEYLVLSHISEAPDHRIRMSDLAFLASGSLSRLSNVVKRFEGRGWATRSPDPEDGRYTIASLTDTGYRLVVEAAPIHARAVRELVLDPLTATDLAALTRIAAKLRVVPPGLEARAE, from the coding sequence ATGGCGGAGACTCGTTGGCTGACGCCGCAGGAGAAGGAGGCGTGGACCGGTTTGGTCGCCCTCATGCTGCTGCTGCCGGGCAAGCTCGAATCGCCACTGCGCCAAGTGGACTTGACCCTCTTCGAATATCTGGTGCTCAGCCACATATCCGAGGCACCCGACCACCGAATCCGGATGAGTGATCTGGCGTTTTTGGCCAGCGGATCGTTGTCCCGACTGTCCAACGTCGTCAAGAGGTTCGAGGGCCGGGGTTGGGCTACTCGGTCGCCGGATCCCGAGGACGGTCGGTACACCATCGCGTCCCTCACCGACACCGGCTACCGCCTGGTCGTCGAGGCGGCCCCGATCCATGCACGGGCCGTGCGCGAGCTCGTCCTGGACCCGCTCACCGCCACCGACCTGGCGGCGCTGACGCGCATCGCGGCGAAACTTCGAGTGGTCCCACCAGGCCTCGAAGCGCGGGCGGAATAG